Proteins from one Acropora muricata isolate sample 2 chromosome 9, ASM3666990v1, whole genome shotgun sequence genomic window:
- the LOC136928646 gene encoding uncharacterized protein KIAA2013 homolog — MWVASSAANFATWMKGRLAFLMLVRSRRSTLVGVGMFAIFFLWFLAKFMPYNRPGQFPNSLAYDKVCLFDLLSKWKQGIQNGDVVVSYNSIEKSESPYLPFVGNGHIGVVVTENSNLHLALNQPNLNWLKIPFSPLVSAQAAQVPEPAEATVIDFKHGLVEQIQTKSFSRGCVIIENVVYAHRSQPSVLVQEIIVVNRGYTGIQVLLKHKGANSWSGSTTKSLSFERSLDPSRAHYSLSHGKVAHIDISEPDINVTVATSSVPKEIAVQAQSTGIFRHYTVVHTSSLLGKLTKLVIPRSIEQLQEESTKELRALVSLENPEILTTSHTQAWNELCDTGLFVDPHHDPDTPSGLEVNSTMYYVLSSFPSLVNDITNPQALRDEMEKLEKLLHIPDHCFGGPPTMHSASLWPRPRTEAGITKMAALWQRLLEQNGCSALVKAGAIGIVQAITLSFGGLQFSAGHFEFAANPASLHTTIAFRRLHLYEDTDIYLTVTVNEDSGYAEKLTVKPVKAGKSPLYACEAGCQYDPVEITEHEVTFPVRMTRPVTPLLYISHNQSELLELRKHVFIKDAHEESLKHHARHRARLPTKFWVAVAFLVVGFHLYLAKIIYSECFKEKENVRSKIYMS; from the exons ATGTGGGTAGCATCGAGTGCTGCAAATTTTGCGACATGGATGAAAGGAAGACTTGCGTTTCTCATGCTTGTGAG GTCACGTAGAAGCACATTGGTTGGAGTAGGAatgtttgcaatattttttctcTGGTTTCTGGCAAAATTCATGCCATACAACAGGCCAGGGCAGTTTCCCAACTCTCTGG CTTATGATAAGGTTTGTCTCTTTGATCTGCTGTCAAAATGGAAGCAAGGAATTCAGAATGGAGATGTGGTGGTGTCCTATAATTCCATCGAGAAGTCTGAAAGTCCGTATTTACCTTTTGTTG GGAATGGACATATTGGAGTTGTAGTTACAGAAAATTCAAACCTTCACTTAGCACTTAACCAACCAAATTTGAACTGGCTCAAGATCCCATTCTCCCCTCTTGTAAGTGCACAGGCAGCCCAAGTTCCAGAACCAGCTG AGGCAACTGTTATTGATTTCAAGCATGGCTTGGTCGAACAGATTCAAACTAAGTCATTT AGCCGTGGCTGTGTGATTATTGAGAATGTAGTGTATGCTCATCGCAGCCAACCATCTGTCCTTGTTCaagaaattattgttgttaatcGTGGG tataCTGGAATCCAAGTCCTTTTGAAACACAAGGGAGCAAATTCTTGGAGTGGATCCACAACCAAAAGTTTAAG TTTTGAAAGAAGCTTGGACCCATCAAGAGCACATTACAGTCTGTCTCATGGGAAGGTTGCACATATAGACATCTCTGAGCCTGATATCAATGTGACAGTAGCGACATCGAGTGTTCCAAAAGAGATTGCAGTACAAGCGCAGAg CACTGGCATATTTCGACACTACACAGTTGTGCACACTTCGAGTCTGCTTGGAAAGCTAACTAAACTTGTAATTCCAAGGAGTATTGAACAACTCCAAGAAGAATCAACAAAG GAGCTGCGCGCACTTGTCTCATTGGAAAATCCTGAAATATTGACGACTTCTCACACACAAGCATGGAATGAG TTATGTGACACAGGCCTTTTCGTGGACCCACATCATGACCCAGACACACCATCAGGACTGGAAGTGAACTCCACGATGTACTACGTGCTCTCATCGTTCCCTTCACTAGTGAATGACATCACCAATCCTCAAGCACTAAGAGACGAAATGGAAAAACTGGAGAAACTCCTTCATATTCCTGATCATTGCTTCGGCGGCCCTCCCACTAT GCACTCAGCCTCACTTTGGCCACGACCTCGGACCGAAGCCGGAATTACAAAGATGGCTGCCCTGTGGCAGAGGTTGCTGGAACAGAATGGCTGCAGTGCACTTGTTAAAGCAG GTGCGATCGGCATCGTTCAAGCCATCACACTCAGCTTTGGAGGTCTGCAGTTCTCCGCGGgacattttgaatttgccgccaATCCCGCATCCCTTCACACCACTATCGCGTTTCGCCGCCTTCATCTTTACGAAGATACGGATATTTACCTGACCGTAACAGTGAATGAAGACTCTGGTTACGCAGAGAAACTCACGGTAAAGCCAGTCAAAGCAGGGAAGTCTCCGCTGTACGCGTGCGAGGCAGGCTGCCAATACGACCCAGTTGAAATCAC TGAACACGAGGTGACGTTTCCAGTGCGCATGACCAGGCCTGTCACACCGCTGCTGTATATATCGCACAACCAGTCAGAGCTTTTAGAACTCAGAAAACATGTTTTTATCAAAGATGCACATGAAG